The Devosia sp. MC521 genome segment GGATTGGGATGCCATCAAAAAGCAGACCAGCGAAGGCACGCATATCATTGTGCGTTAGGGGGCGGGAATGAACAGCCGCAGCATTGGCTCGACAGGGGTCGAAGTGAGCGAAATATCAATGGGCTGCGCATCAATCGGGAACCTAGCAGTTGCGATTAGCGATGAGCAGGCGCAACAGGTTTTGCAGCTCGCGTGGGATCGAGGCGTTCGTTATTTCGACACCGCACCGCGCTATGGCAGTGGGCGATCCGAGGCGCGCTTGGGACAGTTTTTGGCGGGCAAGCCGCGCGATCAGTTTGCGGTTTCGACCAAGGTGGGGCGGGTATTGACCCCCGGCCCACAGCGCGCCGAGGCCTATGGATTTATCGATCCACTGCCCAATGATGTGCACTACGACTATACGGCCGCCGGAATAGAAAAGAGCCTTCGAGGCAGTCGAGAGCGATTGGGGCTTGAGAAGATCGATATTGTGCTCGTGCATGATATCGGCACTTACATGCTCGGGGCGGAGCACAATCCGGCCCATATGCGGGACTTTTTAGAAAGCGGGCTACCCTATCTGGCGGAGCTGAAAGCCAAGGGCCTCGTCGGCGCCTATGGGCTGGGCGTCAATGAAACGGAAGTGTGCCTTGAACTGCTACAAGATCATGCGCTGGACGTGATCCTGCTGGCGGGCCGCTGGACTTTGCTCGACCGCAAAGCAGAGGCAGAACTGGTGCCGCTGTGCCGGGAAAAAGGCACAAAGCTGGTGCTGGGCGGCGTGTTCAATTCGGGGATTTTGGCCGTTGGGCCGAAACCGGGTGCTTGGTTTGACTACGCGCCAGCGTCGCCAGATCTATTGCAGCAGGTCGCAGAGCTCGAAAACCGATTTGCAGCCGCTGAGACGGGATTGGCCCATGCAGCGCTACAATTTGCGCTGACGCGGCCGCAGGATGTGGTGGCCAGCGTGCTGCTAGGCGGTGCAGAGCTTTCAAATCTCAAGAAGAATCTCGACTTGCTGGCCAAGCCGCTGTCTAATCCAGCACGCCATTTGCTCGGTTAGGAGGAACCATGCAGATCATCGATACCCATTTGCATCTGGTCTACCGCCCGCAATTTGATGTGCCCTGGCTGGCCAATTATCCGGCGATAGATCGTGCGTGGACGGCCGATGAGTATTTTGCGGCAGCGGAAAAGCTAGGCATCGTCGCGGCGCTGCATATGGAGGCGGATGTTGCCGAAGGGCAAATGCTCGCCGAAGCCGAGTTTATGGCGACCGCGCATCCGCGCGTGAGCGGGGCGATTGCCGCAGGACGGCCGGAACATGCGGATTTCTACCAACATGTTCAGGCACTACAATCCCTGCCCCACGTCAAAGGCGTGCGCCGAATTTTACACACCATGCCCGATGAGCTGAGCGAGAGTTCGCAGTTCGTGGAAAATGTGAGGCTGTTGGCAGAGGCAGACTTGAGTTTTGATCTCTGCGTGCGGGCCAACCAATTGCATCTCGCCTATGAACTCGCGGCCTCAGCTCCAAAAGTCCAGTTTGTTCTCGACCATTGTGGCAATCCCGATATCGCCAATGAGGGTTTTAAGAGCTGGAGCGTGGGGCTGAAGAAGATCGCCAGCCTGCCCAATGTTGCAGCGAAGGTTTCTGGCA includes the following:
- a CDS encoding amidohydrolase family protein yields the protein MQIIDTHLHLVYRPQFDVPWLANYPAIDRAWTADEYFAAAEKLGIVAALHMEADVAEGQMLAEAEFMATAHPRVSGAIAAGRPEHADFYQHVQALQSLPHVKGVRRILHTMPDELSESSQFVENVRLLAEADLSFDLCVRANQLHLAYELAASAPKVQFVLDHCGNPDIANEGFKSWSVGLKKIASLPNVAAKVSGIAVNAAPGWSTETLKPYVEHLIEVFGWDRVVWGSDHPVLLLNGSLERWVEASLAITASAAESDRAKLFNGNARRIYRLEAAR
- a CDS encoding aldo/keto reductase; protein product: MNSRSIGSTGVEVSEISMGCASIGNLAVAISDEQAQQVLQLAWDRGVRYFDTAPRYGSGRSEARLGQFLAGKPRDQFAVSTKVGRVLTPGPQRAEAYGFIDPLPNDVHYDYTAAGIEKSLRGSRERLGLEKIDIVLVHDIGTYMLGAEHNPAHMRDFLESGLPYLAELKAKGLVGAYGLGVNETEVCLELLQDHALDVILLAGRWTLLDRKAEAELVPLCREKGTKLVLGGVFNSGILAVGPKPGAWFDYAPASPDLLQQVAELENRFAAAETGLAHAALQFALTRPQDVVASVLLGGAELSNLKKNLDLLAKPLSNPARHLLG